In Persicimonas caeni, a single window of DNA contains:
- a CDS encoding tetratricopeptide repeat protein, whose product MGINRNKVLNAARKQVRKGNWEKAISKYQQLVDDDPSDARSQLKIADLYSKLDRTEEALDAYGAVAKHYAADDIYEKAVAVYKQALRLAPDEPTLHRDLGDAYHRLGRLKDAVRSYHKAQKIYKQVGDAASQRELLERMIRLDPDDVGMRIQLAERYAKDNLHDQALELFEHAAEKLDDEGRIDEYVQVAERIIFLRDDALHLRRRVIDIYLQRNDNKHALKHLQVCFKQHPQNVGILELLVETFRRLDRHDKAVLVMHELANLYSKQSRQEDVAQVYSDILELAPNDKRAKKELQKLRQLDDSGVMTGRRDTGPLHPQRNHTPTEPPSVDALDGIEFLDEESEGESEVVEIQAPAARSHSASQHASRQDAPRQDTSQPQTPPPAAQDDVPQTLDEDQLVDVSAEIEVIEAVEPTIEHSGPKTTEEEIAKELKETDVFIKYGLHDKAYETIVGVIAKHPDSLQAREQMKKLQQARNNPEGAVDELLEMARITRTTPGRAQKFISEALELTGDIARVHEAAEKYGLTAGDLDAEVLDEIALVELDNLEIAEPSDAGGEPADDLLELDMGDLEFVDAEPEEVNPAELEAGFHEIEESVVEMSEIELDVDDLEGLELVEDTDAEMIEVTDDDLDFDESAFDDADVVDMDVDLDGLGELSDDQMVALDDADDSADGGGFGFDISEEEADSMFDDLFGDFDGPSEAVNLGGDDPLGELAEVDFFLQQGLVSEAEETLDRVQDENPQHRGIEKRARQIQQARQGIEPEANPFGARSLSQKFVPGAEHESTGSLNLGEAAFNNTSIELGTAYRDMGLYDEAIDELTQALDDPQAADAAHFHIALCEIEKGDHAAATERLQNLAQAANANGIRRAAQQKLQELGA is encoded by the coding sequence GTGGGAATCAACCGCAACAAAGTTCTGAACGCCGCGCGCAAGCAGGTGCGCAAGGGCAACTGGGAAAAAGCGATCAGCAAGTATCAGCAGCTGGTCGACGACGACCCGTCCGACGCACGCAGCCAGCTCAAGATCGCGGACCTGTACAGCAAGCTCGATCGCACCGAAGAGGCGCTCGACGCCTACGGGGCCGTCGCCAAGCACTACGCCGCCGACGACATCTACGAAAAGGCGGTCGCCGTCTACAAGCAGGCGCTTCGCCTCGCCCCCGACGAGCCCACACTGCACCGCGACCTGGGCGACGCTTACCATCGCTTGGGCCGCCTCAAAGACGCGGTGCGCTCGTACCACAAAGCCCAAAAGATCTATAAGCAGGTCGGCGACGCCGCCTCCCAGCGTGAGTTGCTCGAGCGCATGATCCGCCTCGACCCCGACGACGTGGGCATGCGGATCCAACTCGCCGAGCGCTACGCCAAGGACAACCTGCACGATCAGGCCCTCGAGCTGTTCGAACACGCCGCCGAGAAGCTCGACGACGAAGGGCGCATCGACGAGTACGTCCAGGTCGCCGAGCGCATCATCTTTTTACGCGACGACGCGCTGCACCTTCGCCGCCGCGTCATCGACATCTACCTGCAGCGCAACGACAACAAGCACGCGCTCAAGCACCTGCAGGTCTGCTTCAAGCAGCACCCGCAAAACGTGGGCATCCTCGAGCTGCTCGTCGAGACGTTTCGCCGGCTCGACCGCCACGACAAGGCTGTGTTGGTGATGCACGAGCTCGCCAACCTGTACAGCAAGCAGTCGCGCCAGGAGGACGTCGCGCAGGTCTACTCGGACATCCTCGAGCTCGCCCCGAACGACAAGCGCGCCAAAAAGGAGCTGCAGAAGCTTCGCCAACTCGACGACTCGGGCGTGATGACCGGCCGGCGCGACACCGGCCCGCTGCACCCGCAGCGAAACCACACCCCCACCGAGCCGCCCAGCGTCGACGCCCTCGACGGCATCGAGTTTTTGGACGAGGAGTCCGAGGGCGAAAGCGAGGTCGTCGAGATCCAGGCGCCGGCCGCTCGATCCCACTCGGCCTCCCAGCATGCTTCGCGACAAGACGCGCCCCGACAAGACACGTCCCAGCCGCAGACTCCGCCGCCTGCGGCCCAGGACGACGTGCCCCAGACCCTCGACGAGGACCAGCTCGTCGACGTCAGCGCCGAAATCGAGGTCATCGAGGCGGTCGAGCCGACCATCGAGCATAGTGGCCCGAAGACGACCGAAGAGGAGATCGCCAAGGAGCTCAAAGAGACCGACGTCTTCATCAAGTACGGCCTGCACGACAAGGCCTACGAGACGATCGTCGGCGTGATCGCCAAGCACCCCGACAGCCTGCAGGCCCGCGAGCAGATGAAGAAGCTGCAGCAGGCCCGCAACAACCCCGAAGGCGCGGTCGACGAGCTCCTGGAGATGGCCCGCATCACCCGCACCACCCCGGGGCGCGCCCAGAAGTTCATCTCCGAGGCGCTCGAGCTCACCGGTGACATCGCCCGCGTGCACGAGGCCGCCGAAAAGTACGGCCTGACCGCCGGCGACCTCGACGCCGAGGTCCTCGACGAGATTGCGCTCGTCGAGCTCGACAACCTCGAGATCGCCGAGCCCTCCGACGCCGGCGGCGAACCTGCCGACGATCTGCTCGAGCTCGACATGGGCGACCTCGAATTCGTCGACGCCGAGCCCGAAGAGGTCAACCCCGCCGAGCTCGAAGCCGGCTTCCACGAGATTGAAGAGTCGGTCGTCGAGATGAGCGAAATCGAGCTCGACGTCGACGACCTCGAAGGCCTCGAACTCGTCGAAGACACCGACGCCGAGATGATCGAGGTCACCGACGACGACCTCGACTTCGACGAGTCCGCCTTCGACGACGCCGACGTCGTCGACATGGACGTCGACCTCGACGGCCTGGGCGAGCTGAGCGACGACCAGATGGTCGCCCTTGACGACGCCGACGACAGCGCCGACGGCGGCGGCTTCGGCTTTGACATCAGCGAAGAAGAGGCCGACTCGATGTTCGACGACCTGTTTGGCGACTTCGACGGCCCCAGCGAAGCGGTCAACCTGGGCGGCGACGACCCCCTGGGCGAACTCGCCGAGGTCGACTTCTTCCTGCAGCAGGGCCTGGTCAGCGAGGCCGAAGAGACCCTCGACCGCGTCCAAGACGAAAACCCCCAACACCGCGGCATCGAAAAGCGCGCTCGCCAGATCCAGCAGGCCCGCCAGGGCATCGAGCCCGAAGCCAACCCCTTCGGCGCCCGCAGCCTCTCCCAAAAATTCGTCCCCGGCGCCGAGCACGAGTCCACCGGCTCGCTCAACCTGGGCGAAGCCGCCTTCAACAACACCAGCATCGAGCTCGGCACCGCCTACCGCGACATGGGCCTGTACGACGAAGCCATCGACGAGCTCACCCAGGCCCTCGACGACCCCCAGGCCGCCGACGCCGCCCACTTCCACATCGCCCTGTGCGAAATCGAAAAGGGCGACCACGCCGCCGCCACCGAGCGCCTCCAAAACCTGGCCCAGGCCGCCAACGCCAACGGCATCCGCCGCGCCGCCCAACAAAAGCTCCAAGAGCTGGGCGCCTAA